The Limnochorda sp. LNt genome includes a region encoding these proteins:
- a CDS encoding NUDIX hydrolase encodes MEYVWRERRVEVGGRRRIYKVFEHPGSVVIVPEQDGKLALVRQFRPAVDAWLWELPAGTLEHGEEPLDAARRELEEETGLSARRLEVVASFYLAPGYSTERMTLVKALELTSVPAHPDEGEMIGEVRWFAPEELLRMAAAGQLTDAKTLAALLLVIPDRRPR; translated from the coding sequence GTGGAGTACGTCTGGCGAGAGCGACGGGTCGAGGTCGGCGGGCGCCGTCGCATCTACAAGGTCTTCGAGCACCCGGGCTCGGTGGTGATCGTGCCGGAGCAGGACGGCAAGCTGGCCTTGGTGCGACAGTTTCGCCCGGCCGTCGACGCCTGGCTGTGGGAGCTGCCGGCGGGTACCCTGGAGCATGGCGAGGAGCCGCTGGATGCCGCCCGGCGGGAGCTCGAGGAGGAGACGGGGTTGTCGGCCCGCCGGCTGGAGGTGGTGGCCTCCTTCTATCTGGCCCCCGGCTACTCCACCGAGAGGATGACGCTCGTCAAGGCCCTGGAGCTGACGTCGGTCCCGGCTCACCCCGACGAGGGCGAGATGATCGGCGAGGTGCGCTGGTTCGCGCCGGAGGAGCTCTTGCGCATGGCCGCTGCCGGCCAGTTGACCGACGCCAAGACGCTGGCGGCGCTGCTGCTGGTCATCCCAGATCGAAGGCCCCGATGA
- the rplS gene encoding 50S ribosomal protein L19: MDWRHAVEAPHLRTDIPAFSPGDTVRVHVKVKEGDRERIQVFEGTVIARDHGGSRETFTVRKVSSGIGVERIFPVHSPAIERIEVVRRGRVRRAKLYYLRGRIGRRARVAERRD; the protein is encoded by the coding sequence GTGGATTGGCGACACGCAGTGGAGGCACCCCATCTTCGCACGGACATCCCAGCGTTCTCGCCGGGTGACACGGTGCGGGTCCACGTGAAGGTCAAGGAGGGCGATCGGGAGCGCATCCAGGTCTTCGAGGGCACCGTCATCGCCCGGGATCACGGCGGGAGCCGGGAGACCTTCACCGTGCGCAAGGTCTCCTCGGGGATCGGGGTGGAGCGCATCTTTCCCGTGCACTCCCCCGCCATCGAGCGCATCGAGGTGGTGCGCCGGGGCCGGGTGCGCCGCGCCAAGCTCTATTACCTGCGGGGTCGGATCGGCCGGCGGGCTCGCGTCGCGGAGCGCAGAGACTGA
- the lepB gene encoding signal peptidase I: MSGAQREALLELAEAVGLAVILAVVIIAFVAQSFLVQGQSMEPTLHDGERLLVDKLTYRLREPQRGEIVVFRVPSDPSRRFIKRIIGVPGDVVEFRDGRVVLNGQVLRESYVLGPTLSGRTRQTVPPGRYFVLGDNRANSEDSRFAEVGFVPRESIVGRAVFVYWPVYRAGPVQVPTIFASQP; this comes from the coding sequence GTGTCGGGAGCCCAACGGGAGGCTCTGCTGGAGCTGGCCGAGGCCGTGGGGCTGGCGGTCATCCTGGCGGTGGTCATCATCGCCTTCGTGGCCCAGTCCTTCCTCGTGCAGGGGCAGTCGATGGAGCCCACCCTGCACGATGGCGAGCGTCTCCTGGTCGACAAGCTGACCTACCGGCTGCGCGAGCCTCAGCGGGGCGAGATCGTCGTCTTCCGCGTCCCATCGGATCCCAGCCGGCGCTTCATCAAGCGCATCATCGGCGTGCCGGGGGATGTGGTCGAGTTTCGCGACGGGCGGGTCGTGCTCAACGGGCAGGTGCTGCGGGAGAGCTACGTGCTGGGCCCCACGCTGTCGGGCCGCACCCGCCAGACGGTGCCGCCGGGGCGGTACTTCGTCCTGGGCGACAACCGCGCCAACAGCGAGGACAGCCGCTTCGCCGAGGTCGGCTTCGTCCCCCGCGAGTCCATCGTGGGGCGAGCCGTCTTCGTCTACTGGCCGGTCTACCGGGCGGGGCCGGTGCAGGTGCCCACCATCTTCGCCAGCCAGCCCTAG
- a CDS encoding YifB family Mg chelatase-like AAA ATPase: protein MSFFVGYARTWGAVVVGIEGHVIDVEAHLGGGLPEFRLVGLPDAAVRESRDRVRSALLHVGFAMPAGRITVNLAPARLRKAGNSLDLPIACAVLAAAGKLPPQRLRGLLLVGELSLAGELRAVEGIVPLLVAAARLPSVTVVLPEADAGVARMLGQVPWIALPDLEAVLQRLIQGVPEARGGGGRGAAPSFDLPAPGSGQAVPVAGGEDMADVKGQSLARRAMEIAAAGWHPVMLLGPPGSGKTMLARRLRGILPPLSRQEWLEVLQTHSAAGQPLPQEQGGGSWQPWTPRPFRAPHHSVTAAGLIGGGARVTPGELTLAHRGLLFLDEFAELSKEAVDALREPMEEGWVTLTRAQASVRLPAETLIVGAANPCPCGRLGSRDGACRCRDVEIRRYRRRLDGPVADRFDLWVQTRPVGEMEMLRGLPSEPSRLVRERVLEARHRQLHRFRREGWRPVPFGRSPVNGRMSPEEVRRLCRLDAELERETAALARQLRVSARGLVRILAVARTIADLAGSDRIAPEHVHEAMQYRRRDGGA, encoded by the coding sequence GTGTCGTTCTTCGTGGGCTACGCCAGGACCTGGGGCGCCGTGGTCGTCGGCATCGAGGGCCACGTCATCGATGTCGAGGCCCACCTGGGAGGCGGGCTGCCCGAGTTTCGCCTGGTGGGCTTGCCCGACGCGGCGGTGCGGGAGAGCCGGGACCGGGTGCGCTCGGCGTTGCTCCACGTCGGCTTCGCCATGCCGGCGGGCCGCATCACCGTCAACCTGGCGCCGGCCCGGCTACGCAAGGCAGGCAACTCGCTCGATCTGCCCATCGCCTGTGCGGTGTTGGCCGCTGCTGGCAAGCTGCCACCCCAGCGCCTCCGAGGCCTCTTGCTGGTGGGGGAGCTCTCGCTGGCCGGCGAGCTGCGGGCGGTGGAGGGGATCGTCCCGCTGCTGGTGGCGGCGGCCCGCCTCCCTTCGGTGACCGTGGTGCTGCCCGAGGCCGATGCGGGGGTGGCGCGGATGCTGGGGCAGGTCCCCTGGATCGCCCTGCCGGACCTGGAGGCAGTGCTGCAGCGGTTGATCCAAGGGGTCCCGGAGGCCCGAGGCGGTGGCGGTCGCGGCGCGGCCCCGTCCTTCGACCTGCCGGCCCCTGGCAGCGGGCAGGCCGTCCCCGTCGCAGGCGGCGAGGACATGGCCGACGTCAAGGGGCAGAGCCTGGCGCGTCGGGCCATGGAGATCGCCGCGGCGGGGTGGCACCCGGTCATGCTGCTCGGCCCGCCGGGCTCGGGCAAGACCATGCTGGCTCGGCGGCTCCGGGGCATCCTGCCGCCCCTGTCGCGACAGGAGTGGCTGGAGGTGCTCCAGACGCACAGCGCCGCCGGCCAGCCCCTGCCACAGGAGCAGGGAGGCGGCTCCTGGCAGCCATGGACGCCCCGTCCCTTTCGCGCACCCCATCACAGCGTCACGGCGGCCGGCTTGATCGGCGGCGGCGCGCGGGTGACCCCGGGGGAGCTGACCCTGGCCCACCGGGGTCTTCTCTTCCTCGATGAGTTCGCCGAATTGTCCAAGGAGGCCGTCGATGCCCTGCGGGAGCCGATGGAGGAGGGGTGGGTGACGCTGACGCGTGCCCAGGCGTCGGTACGCCTGCCGGCCGAGACCCTGATCGTCGGCGCGGCCAACCCGTGCCCTTGCGGTCGGCTGGGCAGCCGGGACGGGGCGTGCCGTTGCCGCGACGTGGAGATCCGCCGTTACCGGCGCCGGCTGGACGGCCCCGTCGCCGATCGCTTCGACCTGTGGGTCCAGACCCGGCCCGTCGGCGAGATGGAGATGTTGCGGGGCCTGCCCTCCGAGCCCTCCCGGCTGGTGCGCGAGCGCGTCCTCGAGGCGCGGCATCGCCAGCTGCACCGGTTCCGTCGGGAGGGGTGGCGTCCGGTGCCGTTCGGGCGCTCGCCCGTCAACGGCCGGATGAGTCCGGAGGAGGTGCGGCGGCTCTGCCGGCTGGATGCCGAGTTGGAACGGGAGACGGCCGCCCTGGCACGGCAGCTGCGGGTCAGTGCCCGTGGGCTGGTGCGCATCCTGGCCGTGGCACGGACTATCGCCGACCTGGCTGGATCGGATAGGATCGCCCCGGAGCACGTCCACGAGGCGATGCAGTACCGCAGACGAGACGGAGGCGCCTGA
- a CDS encoding YraN family protein has protein sequence MSHATRELGRAAEAAAARYLAARGWRILARNARRRTGEIDLLAADPQGVLVFVEVRARRACGPDSGRQRAAASVDGRKRHRLIRAAKALLARHPELAGLPARFDVVAIEADASGRLGAIEHLIGAFDLG, from the coding sequence ATGAGTCACGCCACACGCGAGCTCGGGAGGGCGGCCGAGGCGGCGGCGGCCCGGTACCTGGCGGCCAGGGGGTGGCGCATCCTGGCGCGCAACGCCCGGCGCCGGACCGGCGAGATCGACCTGCTGGCCGCGGACCCTCAGGGGGTCCTGGTCTTCGTGGAGGTGCGGGCCCGTCGCGCCTGCGGGCCCGACAGCGGCCGCCAGCGGGCCGCCGCGAGCGTGGACGGGCGCAAGCGGCACCGGCTCATCCGAGCGGCAAAGGCGCTTTTGGCCCGGCACCCCGAGCTGGCGGGCCTGCCGGCGCGCTTCGACGTCGTAGCCATCGAGGCCGACGCGTCCGGACGGCTCGGCGCCATCGAGCACCTCATCGGGGCCTTCGATCTGGGATGA
- a CDS encoding ribonuclease HII has protein sequence MEGLAQLIGHWARGDGPDLLVLGPAELGELAAPSGALDGCRTGGSVRAGAGPVVDEAVVVGPAPRPWAGVDEVGRGPLAGPVVACAVVLTPGARIPGLRDSKALTPASRQALMAPILAQALDARVAIVSHRMVDRLNVLQASLRAMAASASALEAPYRTLVVDGPVPVPLERPVAQVPLVDADARVACVGAASVVAKVVRDRLMEEADRVWPGYGFARHKGYPTPEHLAALERLGPSPLHRRSFRPVAVARPAPA, from the coding sequence ATGGAGGGCCTTGCGCAGCTCATCGGGCACTGGGCCAGGGGAGACGGGCCCGACCTGCTCGTCCTGGGCCCGGCGGAGCTCGGCGAGCTGGCGGCGCCGAGCGGGGCCCTCGACGGCTGCCGCACGGGCGGCTCGGTACGGGCGGGCGCCGGGCCGGTCGTCGACGAGGCGGTCGTGGTGGGGCCGGCGCCGCGACCGTGGGCGGGCGTCGACGAGGTGGGCCGGGGGCCCCTGGCGGGGCCCGTCGTGGCTTGTGCCGTGGTGCTGACGCCGGGCGCTCGCATCCCCGGCCTGCGTGACTCCAAGGCCCTGACGCCCGCCTCCCGCCAGGCCCTGATGGCCCCCATCCTGGCGCAGGCGCTCGATGCCCGGGTGGCCATCGTCTCCCACCGGATGGTGGACCGGCTCAACGTGCTGCAGGCGTCGCTGCGCGCCATGGCAGCCTCGGCGTCGGCCCTCGAGGCTCCGTACCGGACCCTGGTGGTGGACGGGCCGGTGCCGGTGCCCCTGGAGCGGCCGGTCGCCCAGGTGCCCCTGGTCGACGCCGATGCGCGCGTCGCCTGCGTCGGGGCGGCCTCCGTGGTGGCCAAGGTCGTGCGGGACCGCCTCATGGAGGAGGCGGACCGGGTCTGGCCCGGGTACGGCTTCGCCCGTCACAAGGGCTACCCTACCCCCGAGCACCTGGCGGCGCTCGAGAGACTGGGGCCCTCGCCGCTACACCGCCGCTCCTTTCGCCCGGTGGCCGTCGCGCGGCCCGCCCCGGCATGA